The stretch of DNA CATGGTTTCTCGTAATCATCTTTGTCATACTCCCATTTAATATCTTCGTGAATCTTATGCAATCGATCATTAATCACGAGACCATTTTCATTTTGCCCCGTTTTATCTGTCCACTGTCCACCAAAATTCAAACCAATTCGTTGATTATCCAACACACCAGAAGCAGAGCCCCAATTCCAATTGGAAGCATATTTCCAAACACCTCGTCCAAAATCTAGACACCCAATTGCACGATCCGATTGCATTGAATAGTTTTTATCCCCCCAGGTTATTTTTCCAGATGCAGGGATTGCAGGTTGTTTAGAAGTAAATTGAAATCGTTTCTGCGTCCAAGGAACAACAACATTTAATGATTCATAATTATCCGGTCTTGCTAATTCTATATCTGCCTTTAATCCTTTTCCTTTATCAAAATCAGGTATCTCTATAGTTAACGTAGTGGACTCATCCAGTTCATCAAAATGAATACGCATGTCTTTTCCATCATAATGAAGTGATTCCCTAACCCCTTCTGGCATGTGAATACCCTTTCCAAATGGAATGAATGCAGTCTTTTCGTGGAATTCCTTTGTGTTCAAATCTAGTATATAAACAAACATCACAGCCGCATAATCAATATGAGATATGGTTGCGGAAAATAACACCTCTGGACTGGTTACACACCAATAGTTCCATTTTTTCTTCCGAGGGTAACTGCCAGTCACATTACATTGCACGAGCGGCTGTCTCGCCCATCCTATACTATGGTCATTCAACCTGCCATCAACGCATAAACGAACTGGTTTCTTTATTTCTATCGCTTGCATAACCCTAACGCCCCCTAGTATGTTTTTTTCTATTATACTAGAAATTAAAAAACGATCCCCAAAAGAGATCGTTTTATCTGAAACTATTCTTCTACACCTAGCATTTGTTTGGCCATCGCTTCCATTTCGCTCGATTCGGAAACAATCGCAAATTCTGCGACATCAATAGCATATGCTGCTTGCAGCTCGATAATATGTTCTTTCATTTTAGGCCATGTTGTACCACCTGCATTACTGTATGTTTCAATTAGCCTTTCTAACCCCGCTTCTTGATAAAGAATATAATGCGTCACGAAGTCTCTGGAAACATCCGTAACAGACACCTCTGTCCAATCAATAAAGCCTGTCACCTCTATTGCATCATTAATTAGCGTATGTCCAGGATGAACATCACCATGGCTCAGTCCGGTATTTTTTGGCCATAAAGATTCATCAGCTATCCATTTTTGCCATCTATTCCATAGCACTTCACTTACTCCAAAACGCTCTTTAACTTTTTCCATACGTTGTTTCATATTATCTCTTAAATCTTTCGCATCATTAATTTCAATGCCCGTATCGGTAAAATAATCTCTTGGCAGTTGATGGAGCTCAGCAAGTGCTTTTCCCAATGTCTGATGAAAAATATCCGGTGTATTTTCCATATCAAAACTCCATACATAATTTTGGATCTCCGGGTCTATAGTACCTGCTGGTCGGCCATCCAACTGCTTATAAGCAATCAATTCATCCGTATACACTTCCCATTTAGGCACTTGAAAAGAAACATGGTTATGAATGATATCTAATGCACGTTTCTCCAGGTCCGTACTTCGGGTAGAGTCGGGACGTCGAGGAATACGTAAAATCCATTGTGAGTCTTCTGTATCTTTCACATGAGCGACCTGAAAATCCAATCCAGATTCATTTAATTTCACTGTATCCTCTTTTACTTGTATCCCATGTTTCCTTGCTAAATCAATTACTTCATTTTTATCCATCTTAGAACCTCCCTCAATAGTTGTTTACTTTATAATTGCTCTGCGATATCTAGATAGTCGATAAACACCGACATGCTTTTAGATACCCATTTATCTTTGTGAATAGCTTGGAAGATAGCTAGTTCCTGTTTCACCTTAGAATTAGGGTATTCTATTAATTCCCCATCTTTGAGTTCTTTCTCAACTACAAATCGGGGTACGATCGATTGACCGAGATTACATATTACACTCTTTTTAATAGCTTCTACACTAGGCAATTCAATTGCCTTCATATTGATATCTGTAGTAGTATTCATATATTCTTCCATAATCGGGCGCCAACTACATTTATACTCTGTTGTTAGCATCCGCGGTGAAAAAGGTCTTCTCTCGTTCTTTCCTGGAAGTATATGAACGAGTTCTTCTTGTCTAATTTTTTTCGCCCAGACATCTTTCTGTGTCCAATTTTCAAGATCAACAAGGAAAGCAATATCAATCTCTCCACTCTTTAATTGACTATGAACATCTTCAAACCGTAATGATTTTAACACTACTTCTACTTTGGGATATTTCTCCATAAATTCCCCCAAAATACTCGGGAGCCAATGGATCATTAACGTTTCACTCGCACCAATGATTACTATTCCAGAAGGTTCTTCCGTATTCCTTAATCGATCTTTGGATTCGGAATACAGGTCAATAATTTCCATAGCATAGGGAAGAAACGTTTCTCCTGCCTGCGTTAGGCTTATACTTTTCCCCATACGATTAAACAAAGGAATTTCTAATTCTGATTCAAGATCATGAATATGTGCTGTAATAGAAGATTGAGCATAGCCTAGTTCATCTGCAGCTTTTTTAAATCCGCCTTTATCTACTATTGTTTTAAATGTCACTAGATGCCTTAACTCCATTTCACCCTCCATATTATCAAAATTACTGAACGTTAATATCTAATAATTCAATTTTACTGTATACACTCATTACTTTAAACTAGATATAACACATTTTCAATGAGGAGCTGATACTATCATGAAGGTATTAACAATTGTTGCACATCCTAGAGAAGAATCTTTAACGATGAAAGTCACCAATCGATTTATAGAAGGTCTACAAGATGCTGGTCATACTGTTGAATTTATTGATTTATATCGTCATGAATTTGAAGCTGCATTGCCAGTTGCTGATGAGCCTATATGGGATGCAGAGGAGCAGCATTTTTCACCAGAAGTTACGAAAGAGATAGAGCGAATGAAAAGTGCAGATGCATTAGCATTTATTTTTCCATTATGGTGGTGGAGTATGCCAGGAATTATGAAAGGTTATATAGATCGTGTGTGGAATTTTGGATTTGCATACGGAAATAGCAATTTACATCATGAGCATGTGCTCTGGCTTGGATTAGCTGCAGCTGATAAGAAAAAACTTGAAAAGCGAAAGTATAATACGATGATGGAACATTATTTTAATGTTGGTCTAGCTGATTACTGTGGTATTCCAAGCTCTACATTTCACTTACTCACCGAAACCAATAAAGTAAATTCTCAACAACTTGATAATTGGTTAATGCAAGCATATGAATTAGGACGTAACTATGAAAAATAAAAATAACTGTCGAAGAGAATAAGTAACTCTTCGACAGTTATGCTTTGCTCTTTATCTTGAAGTATATCCAGCATCAGCGTGAATTGTTGTACCTGTTACATAAGAAGCTGCATCAGAAGCTAACCAAAGACTTGCTTGGGCTACTTCACGTGCTTGTCCAAAACGATTTAACAGGCTTAATTGTGGAGCATATTCTTCTTCCGTATGGTTAAATTGCTCCAGAGCTCCTCTTAACATTGGTGTATCAATTGCACCTGGAGCTACTGTATTCACGCGAATATTTTGTGGTCCATTTTCTAGAGCAGCTACTTTGGTCATACCTACTACTCCGTGTTTTGCTGCTACATACGCAATATTATTTGGCTGTGGTCGGAAACCGCTCACTGATGAAATATTTACAATAGATCCTCCATTACCTTGCTCTAAAAGTTGTTGAAGCTCATATTTCATACATAATGCCGTACCTGTTAGATCAACAGAAATAAGCTTATCCCAATAATCTTCATCAAATTCAGAAGCTGGTTTATCATCTGGCGTTAGAGCCGCATTATTCACCGCAATATCTAATTTCCCAAATTGGTCTACCGCAAATTGAACCATCTGTTTTACTTGTGCAGAGTCAGATATATCTACCTTAATAAATGCAGCTTGACCACCTGCTTGTTTAACTTCTTCTACAACTTCTTGCCCCTTTTCTTCATTAAAATCAGCAATTACTACCTTCGCTTTTGATTCTGCAAACAATATAGCCGTTGCTTTCCCCATACCCATAGCTGCACCAGTAACGATAGCTACTTTATCTTCTAATATTGGAAATGTCATTATAATTCCTCCTTTGTCAGTTTATATTTTTTACTTTACGCTTTATTTGAAACCCTTACCATATACATTTTGATAACATTTGCTTGTTAATGAACAAAGATACATTTTTTGTTTGTTAAAAGTGCTGTATAATAATAGACGGATACAGATTGAAAGGTGTTTTGAAGATGAATGAAAATTACGTCGACAAAAGGATCCAACGTTCAAAGATAGCAATAAGAGAAAGTTTTCTATCGATTTTAGAAGAGAAACACTTCGAAGAGATTAGCATATCGGAAATATGCAGAGTGGCTAATTATAATAGAGGTACATTTTATTCTCATTATGATTCAAAGCAAATTCTATTAGAAGAAGTTATTCACGATACACTACATGATATGGTTGAAGAAATTAAAAAACCATATATAGAAATTGAAATAGTTGACATGAAGAGCATACCAATTGAAGATATATCCTTATTTTATTATTTAAAGGAAAATGCTGCATTGTATAAATTATTATTAAGTGATCATATTCGAGTTGATTTTCGGTTTCAATTGGCTAAAGCAATTGAAGATTTATTTATACAGGAATATGAATACGAAATCCTTTCTGATAGCAACGAAAATATAAACATAAAGTGGTTTTACATTTACCGAGCTCATGGAATAGCAGGTTTTATCATTCGTTGGATTGAAGATGATTTCCCTCACTCTCCATCTTATATGGCTAAGCAAATTGTCGAACTGATGGTATCATCTACAGCGATTTTCCACCAAAAAAAATAACTTGCCCCTTCATTTTAAAAAGGCAAGTTTTTAAAAAGGCAAGTTTTCTTCATTCGATAATTCTAGCCAATAAGGATACGAAACCAAGTAAGTACTTGCAATGCATATCATGATGACAATGGTCCACAATGTTGGTTCCCAAAAAATGTTTAGTAAAAGTACAAGTGGAATCACAAACATAAGAGCAGATGACCATTTTCTTGTGCGTTTGCTAATAAATTGTATTTCACTACAGTGAGGACATTTCATACGAGTATCCAATGTGAAAGACTTTTTCACCGTTTGTTTCCATGTCCAATTTCCTCCGCACTTTTGGCATTTTGGCATAAAAACACCTCCGATCAACTTGTTTGATTGCCATTACAGTCAGCGTTTTATTAGCAGGTACGTCCTCAACTTAATTAGGAATTTTCTGTTATTAATTTTAACATAATTATTACTATCATACGTTATTTCTTTTCCC from Oceanobacillus iheyensis HTE831 encodes:
- a CDS encoding DUF2804 domain-containing protein, which translates into the protein MQAIEIKKPVRLCVDGRLNDHSIGWARQPLVQCNVTGSYPRKKKWNYWCVTSPEVLFSATISHIDYAAVMFVYILDLNTKEFHEKTAFIPFGKGIHMPEGVRESLHYDGKDMRIHFDELDESTTLTIEIPDFDKGKGLKADIELARPDNYESLNVVVPWTQKRFQFTSKQPAIPASGKITWGDKNYSMQSDRAIGCLDFGRGVWKYASNWNWGSASGVLDNQRIGLNFGGQWTDKTGQNENGLVINDRLHKIHEDIKWEYDKDDYEKPWRLTSIGSDRVDLQFNPIFERIAETKAVIIESSVHQLIGHYQGTIKTDDGKTIKIDSLLGWAEDHKAKW
- a CDS encoding macrolide 2'-phosphotransferase, which produces MDKNEVIDLARKHGIQVKEDTVKLNESGLDFQVAHVKDTEDSQWILRIPRRPDSTRSTDLEKRALDIIHNHVSFQVPKWEVYTDELIAYKQLDGRPAGTIDPEIQNYVWSFDMENTPDIFHQTLGKALAELHQLPRDYFTDTGIEINDAKDLRDNMKQRMEKVKERFGVSEVLWNRWQKWIADESLWPKNTGLSHGDVHPGHTLINDAIEVTGFIDWTEVSVTDVSRDFVTHYILYQEAGLERLIETYSNAGGTTWPKMKEHIIELQAAYAIDVAEFAIVSESSEMEAMAKQMLGVEE
- a CDS encoding LysR family transcriptional regulator, translated to MELRHLVTFKTIVDKGGFKKAADELGYAQSSITAHIHDLESELEIPLFNRMGKSISLTQAGETFLPYAMEIIDLYSESKDRLRNTEEPSGIVIIGASETLMIHWLPSILGEFMEKYPKVEVVLKSLRFEDVHSQLKSGEIDIAFLVDLENWTQKDVWAKKIRQEELVHILPGKNERRPFSPRMLTTEYKCSWRPIMEEYMNTTTDINMKAIELPSVEAIKKSVICNLGQSIVPRFVVEKELKDGELIEYPNSKVKQELAIFQAIHKDKWVSKSMSVFIDYLDIAEQL
- a CDS encoding NAD(P)H oxidoreductase, whose protein sequence is MKVLTIVAHPREESLTMKVTNRFIEGLQDAGHTVEFIDLYRHEFEAALPVADEPIWDAEEQHFSPEVTKEIERMKSADALAFIFPLWWWSMPGIMKGYIDRVWNFGFAYGNSNLHHEHVLWLGLAAADKKKLEKRKYNTMMEHYFNVGLADYCGIPSSTFHLLTETNKVNSQQLDNWLMQAYELGRNYEK
- a CDS encoding SDR family NAD(P)-dependent oxidoreductase; the encoded protein is MTFPILEDKVAIVTGAAMGMGKATAILFAESKAKVVIADFNEEKGQEVVEEVKQAGGQAAFIKVDISDSAQVKQMVQFAVDQFGKLDIAVNNAALTPDDKPASEFDEDYWDKLISVDLTGTALCMKYELQQLLEQGNGGSIVNISSVSGFRPQPNNIAYVAAKHGVVGMTKVAALENGPQNIRVNTVAPGAIDTPMLRGALEQFNHTEEEYAPQLSLLNRFGQAREVAQASLWLASDAASYVTGTTIHADAGYTSR
- a CDS encoding TetR/AcrR family transcriptional regulator, translated to MNENYVDKRIQRSKIAIRESFLSILEEKHFEEISISEICRVANYNRGTFYSHYDSKQILLEEVIHDTLHDMVEEIKKPYIEIEIVDMKSIPIEDISLFYYLKENAALYKLLLSDHIRVDFRFQLAKAIEDLFIQEYEYEILSDSNENINIKWFYIYRAHGIAGFIIRWIEDDFPHSPSYMAKQIVELMVSSTAIFHQKK
- a CDS encoding TIGR04104 family putative zinc finger protein, which translates into the protein MPKCQKCGGNWTWKQTVKKSFTLDTRMKCPHCSEIQFISKRTRKWSSALMFVIPLVLLLNIFWEPTLWTIVIMICIASTYLVSYPYWLELSNEENLPF